In Sorghum bicolor cultivar BTx623 chromosome 8, Sorghum_bicolor_NCBIv3, whole genome shotgun sequence, one genomic interval encodes:
- the LOC110437615 gene encoding uncharacterized protein LOC110437615: MSLAVADGGRGSGDGGHRQVFPTLTATNYTSWSIRVQVIMEEQGWWEVVEPPEGSSTGARTEAQTGKDRKVRAYLFQCLSDELLMQVAKKKTGKEVWDSLKAMFVGAEHVKDARLQTLKAEFDGLKMKEEETVDEFAGKLTAMSVKFGNLGGTLEDKAMVKKLFDTVPDKFIQVIARIEQFYDLQTLAFDEAVGRLKAFEERTTRRGGGGSRSADGQVLLPQAEWEACQKKSGGEGSKDGKSQGTGGSGRGRGRGGGRGGRGGRGDGGKESTDKRDKSHIKCFKCHTYGHYANRCPGEKKKEEEAHHAKTVAVEPTVLLAEKEEQGSLDPPLCEIWHTGVELEEEKVRPELYFVGENEVRNDVWYLDNGASNHMTGDRQKFRDMDSTATRKVRFGDGSAVEIEGKGSILFQGRTGNQ, encoded by the coding sequence ATGTCCCTGGCGGTTGCTGATGGAGGTCGGGGGAGTGGCGACGGCGGACACCGGCAGGTGTTCCCGACGCTGACGGCGACCAATTACACCAGCTGGAGTATCCGGGTCCAGGTGATCATGGAGGAGCAGGGGTGGTGGGAGGTAGTGGAGCCGCCGGAGGGAAGTTCGACGGGAGCCAGGACGGAGGCACAGACTGGGAAAGATCGAAAGGTGCGGGCGTATCTTTTCCAGTGTCTGTCCGATGAGCTGTTGATGCAAGTGGCGAAGAAGAAGACGGGGAAGGAGGTCTGGGATTCTCTGAAGGCCATGTTCGTGGGCGCGGAACATGTCAAGGACGCGCGTCTGCAAACCTTGAAGGCGGAGTTTGATGGGCTGAAGATGAAGGAGGAGGAGACTGTCGATGAGTTTGCCGGGAAACTGACGGCGATGTCAGTTAAGTTTGGCAACTTAGGTGGGACGTTGGAGGACAAGGCGATGGTGAAGAAGCTGTTCGACACCGTGCCAGACAAGTTCATCCAAGTCATAGCCAGGATCGAACAGTTCTATGATCTCCAGACTCTGGCGTTCGACGAAGCTGTGGGTCGGCTCAAGGCGTTCGAGGAGCGAACCACTAGGCGTGGAGGTGGTGGGAGTCGATCCGCTGACGGGCAGGTGCTGCTCCCTCAAGCTGAGTGGGAAGCATGCCAGAAGAAGTCGGGAGGAGAAGGTTCTAAAGACGGTAAGTCTCAAGGAACTGGAGGAAGTGGTCGGGGACGCGGTCGTGGTGGCGGCCGGGGAGGTCGAGGTGGACGTGGGGATGGAGGAAAGGAGAGCACTGACAAACGTGACAAGAGTCAcatcaagtgcttcaagtgccatACCTATGGTCACTACGCCAACCGGTGTCCTGgtgagaagaagaaggaagaggaggcGCACCATGCGAAGACAGTGGCTGTGGAGCCAACAGTGCTGCTCGCGGAAAAGGAGGAGCAAGGATCTCTCGATCCTCCACTATGTGAGATCTGGCACACAGGCGTGGAGCTAGAGGAGGAGAAGGTGCGGCCGGAATTGTACTTCGTCGGCGAAAATGAGGTCAGGAATGATGTCTGGTACCTGGACAATGGTGCCAGTAATCATATGACTGGTGATCGCCAAAAGTTCAGAGATATGGATTCTACTGCTACTAGAAAGGTACGGTTTGGTGATGGCTCTGCAGTAGAGATTGAGGGAAAGGGTTCAATTCTGTTCCAGGGGAGGACTGGGAACCAGTGA
- the LOC8068864 gene encoding uncharacterized protein LOC8068864, with protein sequence MAAPPELVDDAMEEIFLRLPPAEPAHLVRAALVCRRWRRILTGGAFVRRYRAFHGAAPLLGFLDNTIDLHGARAPRFSPTSSASPFHRGPFDCICWDVLDCRHGRVLLGLFAGRVNLVVWDPVTGHHQALPDPGLLPGYYSAAVLCGTARGGCGCDNLHCCRDGGGPFRVVLAGMESMDYFARGEDAGVRARLYCSEAAAWVASAHLPSNSHVMRKPSAVVGDDVYFQLMSAYVILRYDTARNRLSTFDPPPAHADEGGIVLMPMDGEDGDGSSQLGLAGVRGSRLCLRSTSVGAEGEGIAGWVRRGDIELMTRIPFLPYSEAQVIASAEGLGTIFFFVSTEVGLFAIDFKSGQERKVSEPGNYNNFTVFPFMSFYTPDCRSGKLPSPRRTD encoded by the coding sequence ATGGCGGCGCCACCGGAGCTCGTCGACGACGCCATGGAGGAGATCTTCCTCCGCCTGCCCCCAGCCGAGCCCGCGCACCTCGTCCGCGCCGCCCTCGTCTGCAGGCGGTGGCGGCGCATCCTCACCGGCGGGGCCTTCGTCCGCCGGTACCGCGCGTTCCACGGGGCGGCCCCTCTGCTCGGCTTCCTCGACAACACGATCGATCTCCACGGCGCCAGGGCCCCTCGCTTCTCCCCAACCTCATCCGCCTCCCCGTTTCACAGGGGTCCGTTCGACTGCATCTGCTGGGATGTCCTCGACTGCCGCCACGGCCGCGTCCTCCTCGGCCTCTTCGCCGGGAGGGTCAACCTCGTCGTGTGGGACCCCGTCACCGGCCACCACCAGGCGCTGCCGGACCCCGGTTTGCTCCCGGGGTACTACAGCGCGGCAGTGCTCTGCGGCACCGCGcgcggcggctgcggctgcgaCAACCTCCACTGCTGCCGCGACGGCGGTGGCCCGTTCCGCGTCGTGCTGGCAGGGATGGAGTCGATGGACTACTTCGCACGGGGGGAGGACGCCGGCGTGCGGGCGCGCCTCTACTGCTCGGAGGCCGCTGCCTGGGTCGCCTCGGCACATCTACCCTCCAATTCCCATGTCATGCGGAAGCCCAGCGCCGTCGTCGGGGACGACGTCTACTTCCAGCTGATGTCGGCCTACGTGATTCTGAGGTACGACACGGCCAGGAACCGCCTGTCCACCTTCGACCCTCCGCCGGCGCACGCCGACGAAGGGGGCATCGTGCTCATGCCCATGGACGGAGAGGACGGTGACGGTTCGTCGCAGCTGGGGCTCGCCGGCGTCAGGGGTTCGAGGCTGTGCCTGCGGTCGACGAGTGTCGGCGCAGAGGGAGAGGGGATTGCAGGATGGGTGCGGCGCGGGGACATTGAGCTCATGACACGGATCCCGTTTTTGCCCTATAGCGAAGCCCAGGTGATTGCTTCTGCAGAGGGATTGGGTACCATCTTCTTCTTCGTCTCAACTGAGGTTGGCCTCTTCGCGATCGACTTCAAGTCAGGGCAGGAGCGCAAGGTGAGCGAGCCTGGCAACTACAACAACTTCACTGTCTTCCCGTTCATGAGCTTCTACACTCCAG